From Girardinichthys multiradiatus isolate DD_20200921_A chromosome 3, DD_fGirMul_XY1, whole genome shotgun sequence, the proteins below share one genomic window:
- the kdf1a gene encoding keratinocyte differentiation factor 1, protein MPGNSSGAPQTSRHYKHHNSSSKADKYRQSQTIYRESTVKHDLKDLHLHREHLCEHHNDHPQYSENKNGRSRGHPQNGTARNSETIGFIPGSADSTPASRPTCGSCASMGWSGCKALICCVLTCGFYGSREPCLPVNESSTDYPPKAGSETSNGKALANPTCGVSVESSRPTKTTKLPPSESFRYQDVRFRGEIVNYPVNASKRTRPPAKGESQRPISNTSLLSDCYDLDDPCDSTDVDSLITKKLLELYALHQIEELAKCTSDSSFFRKTNEISELIYNIAQNYNLEEQEAECKLVHGVIRISTRKAKKKASHQSAGQRPNGRNDGTLPDSGNETMTQTFMSSDYPEVKVSEQTPSDELARKMRQYSSRTYSSSTATTYSPYQHDTGTHSSGAPLLI, encoded by the exons ATGCCTGGCAACAGCTCAGGGGCTCCACAGACGTCCCGCCACTACAAGCACCATAACTCCAGCTCCAAAGCGGACAAGTATAGACAAAGTCAAACTATATACAGAGAGAGCACGGTCAAACATGACCTCAAGGATCTTCATCTTCATAGGGAACATCTATGCGAGCACCACAATGACCACCCTCAGTATTCAGAGAACAAGAACGGCCGCAGCAGAGGACACCCACAAAATGGCACAGCCCGGAACTCCGAGACTATAGGATTTATTCCAGGGTCGGCCGACAGCACACCGGCCAGCAGGCCTACATGTGGCTCCTGCGCCTCTATGGGGTGGAGTGGCTGCAAAGCCCTCATCTGCTGTGTGCTCACCTGTGGATTTTATGGCAGCCGAGAGCCCTGTCTGCCTGTTAATGAGAGCTCAACAGACTACCCACCCAAAGCAGGCAGCGAGACTTCTAATGGCAAGGCTCTTGCCAACCCAACCTGTGGGGTCTCTGTGGAATCCAGCAGGCCCACCAAAACTACCAAGTTACCCCCAAGCGAAAGCTTCCGTTACCAAGATGTTCGTTTTAGAGGTGAGATAGTAAATTATCCAGTTAATGCCTCCAAACGGACCCGTCCGCCCGCAAAAGGGGAAAGCCAGAGACCGATTAGCAACACCAGCCTGTTGTCTGACTGCTACGATCTGGACGATCCGTGCGATAGCACAGATGTTGACTCTCTTATCACCAAGAAGCTCTTGGAGCTTTACGCCCTCCATCAGATCGAAGAGCTCGCCAAGTGCACATCTGATTCCTCATTCTTCCGCAAGACGAATGAGATCAGCGAGCTTATCTACAACATTGCCCAGAACTACAATCTGGAGGAGCAGGAGGCCGAGTGCAAGCTGGTACATGGAGTCATCCGCATCAGCACGCGAAAAGCCAAGAAGAAGGCCAGCCATCAGTCAGCAGGGCAGCGTCCTAACGGCAGGAACGATGGGACTCTGCCTGATAGTGGCAACGAAACCATGACCCAAACCTTCATGAGCAGTGATT ATCCAGAGGTGAAAGTGTCCGAGCAAACGCCATCAGACGAGCTTGCGAGGAAAATGAGGCAGTACAGCTCAAGAA CATATTCCTCCAGCACTGCCACAACCTACTCTCCCTACCAGCATGACACTGGAACACACTCCTCAGGAGCCCCTCTGCTTATTTGA